A window from Myxococcus fulvus encodes these proteins:
- a CDS encoding CHAT domain-containing protein, which yields MTVDCKDLQRFLDGQMQAREQGRFRQHLGGCGACEARFRESMQLELLAQLAMTPEVSSPAPVPPAPAERRERRTWLRGLRGLEVLVAGVAVWMLLPFSFPWGGEESAWLSAEGPRVLEGRVTYRAVDAHHRPFVPDRGEDAAPPPVPSLPLQDLWRMETRGDLHGVATAYLLHGAPRQAQAFLKRMPASADRDSDLALLALEQARQEGSLDTRPARLEEALELLEGVLREWPRHPQALWNRALALSELGLLLQAADAFGEVARLGEPGWSEEAAHRERVLRESTSTRARAWKDAYAAVRELVTDSSAPLPLAAAREHPGIVRLGFYDAVRAAPSREEVLRLEPLARVLDERYGGSVLRTWLTRVAERDFAHRGPLSRLYGRLLLGSLAPVGEVMETLRRSGEEDLYLGALVLADAYREPVDSQAVIRLARASGDPWMRVLADQEQAKLWEREGQWWRAEQRLLEALDTCQKQGLVYRCLGLQRRLADLYLAQHRPAEAFQHAWKGWSRALEAREWHFEQDFLQELADVARYQHAFTTARAYLEESLGRMPEDCAQRTHVHRNVALLEWQRFRPEAARAALERAMECERPLGLTGAWVLSEMARAVPGPHDGALLRRTLADLRRGPVSPGLEALLLVIEGQFLLEQPGTSGRELVHRGLEMADLEPDSVDARKARAFGYSALLSQAGRAGAWEEALALMGHELRVEPVAPSCLLAVSVQHERTLVLVRGLQGELKGVYSTGRQVPLRDEATGLVPAELVKELAGCEHVDVLTRPPVHGLAGLLPDSLAWSYRVGRGARGVPARTGPSMHLVVTEVASPPSLRLPRLAPLTPPRVPDPWRVELRGAEATPTRVLAEMAQASEVELHTHGLFSASQSDASMVVLAPEADGGYVLTADKVRQARLSHAPLVLLATCGAARTAPFPHESFSLPMAFIEAGASAVLAASVEIPDSAGAFFERVRERIRAGERPSVALRDLRASWLLERPDDARWLSRVLLFE from the coding sequence GATGCAGCTCGAGTTGCTCGCGCAGCTCGCGATGACGCCGGAGGTGTCGTCGCCAGCGCCCGTGCCACCGGCGCCCGCGGAGCGTCGGGAGCGGCGGACGTGGCTCCGGGGACTGCGCGGGCTCGAGGTGCTGGTGGCGGGCGTCGCGGTGTGGATGCTCCTGCCCTTCTCCTTCCCGTGGGGAGGGGAAGAGAGCGCCTGGCTGTCCGCGGAGGGCCCGCGCGTGCTGGAGGGCCGGGTGACCTATCGGGCGGTGGATGCCCACCATCGACCGTTCGTCCCGGACCGGGGCGAGGACGCGGCGCCACCGCCGGTGCCCTCATTGCCGCTGCAGGACCTGTGGCGGATGGAGACGCGCGGAGACCTCCACGGGGTCGCCACGGCCTATCTGCTCCATGGCGCGCCCCGACAGGCGCAGGCCTTCTTGAAGCGCATGCCCGCCTCGGCGGACCGGGATTCCGACCTCGCGCTGCTGGCGCTGGAGCAGGCGCGACAGGAGGGCTCGCTCGACACGCGCCCGGCGCGGCTGGAGGAGGCCCTGGAGCTGCTCGAGGGCGTCCTGCGCGAGTGGCCGCGCCATCCCCAGGCCCTGTGGAATCGGGCCCTGGCGTTGAGCGAGCTGGGGCTGCTGCTCCAGGCGGCCGACGCGTTCGGAGAGGTCGCCAGGTTGGGAGAGCCTGGATGGAGCGAGGAGGCGGCGCATCGGGAGCGCGTGCTTCGCGAGTCCACGTCGACGCGCGCCCGGGCCTGGAAGGACGCCTACGCGGCGGTGCGGGAGCTGGTGACGGATTCGTCCGCGCCCCTGCCGCTGGCCGCGGCGCGTGAGCATCCCGGCATCGTCCGGCTCGGCTTCTACGACGCGGTCAGGGCCGCGCCCTCGCGTGAGGAGGTGCTGCGCCTGGAGCCGCTGGCGCGCGTGCTCGACGAGCGCTACGGCGGAAGCGTCCTGCGCACGTGGCTGACGCGGGTGGCGGAGCGGGACTTCGCGCACCGGGGGCCGCTCTCGCGGCTGTACGGGCGGCTGCTGCTGGGCTCGCTCGCGCCGGTGGGAGAGGTGATGGAGACACTCCGGCGCTCGGGCGAGGAGGACTTGTACCTGGGCGCGCTGGTCCTCGCGGACGCCTACCGGGAGCCCGTCGATTCGCAGGCGGTGATTCGCCTGGCGCGCGCCTCCGGGGACCCCTGGATGCGCGTCCTCGCGGACCAGGAGCAGGCGAAGCTCTGGGAGCGTGAGGGCCAGTGGTGGAGGGCCGAGCAGCGCTTGTTGGAGGCGCTGGACACCTGTCAGAAACAGGGCCTGGTGTACCGCTGCCTGGGCCTGCAGCGGAGGCTCGCCGACCTCTATCTGGCCCAGCACCGTCCCGCGGAGGCCTTCCAGCACGCGTGGAAGGGATGGTCGCGCGCGCTGGAGGCCCGGGAGTGGCACTTCGAGCAGGACTTCCTCCAGGAGCTGGCGGACGTGGCGCGCTACCAGCACGCGTTCACCACCGCGCGCGCGTATCTGGAGGAGTCTTTGGGGCGCATGCCGGAGGACTGCGCCCAGCGCACGCACGTGCACCGGAACGTGGCGTTGCTGGAGTGGCAGCGCTTCCGACCGGAGGCCGCGCGCGCGGCGCTGGAGCGCGCGATGGAGTGTGAGCGGCCGCTGGGGCTGACGGGCGCCTGGGTCTTGTCGGAGATGGCGCGCGCGGTGCCCGGGCCCCATGACGGCGCGCTGCTGCGTCGGACCCTGGCCGACCTGCGACGGGGACCTGTCTCTCCAGGGCTGGAGGCGCTGCTGCTCGTCATCGAGGGGCAGTTCCTGCTCGAGCAGCCGGGGACCTCTGGCCGTGAGCTGGTGCATCGGGGCCTGGAGATGGCGGACCTGGAGCCGGACAGCGTCGACGCGCGCAAGGCCCGCGCCTTCGGCTACTCCGCGCTGCTCTCCCAGGCGGGACGCGCTGGCGCGTGGGAGGAGGCCCTGGCGCTGATGGGCCACGAGCTGCGCGTGGAGCCCGTGGCGCCGAGCTGTCTGCTCGCGGTGTCCGTGCAACACGAGCGGACCCTGGTCCTCGTGCGCGGTCTTCAAGGGGAGCTGAAGGGGGTGTACTCCACCGGGCGCCAGGTGCCGCTGCGAGACGAGGCCACGGGGCTGGTGCCCGCCGAGCTCGTGAAGGAGCTGGCGGGCTGCGAGCACGTCGACGTGCTCACCCGTCCGCCGGTCCATGGGCTCGCGGGGCTGTTGCCGGACTCGCTCGCGTGGAGCTACCGCGTCGGGCGGGGCGCGAGGGGTGTGCCCGCTCGCACCGGGCCCTCGATGCATCTGGTGGTCACCGAGGTGGCGAGCCCGCCGTCCCTGCGGCTGCCGAGACTGGCCCCGCTGACGCCACCTCGCGTTCCGGACCCGTGGCGCGTGGAGCTGCGCGGCGCGGAGGCGACACCCACGCGCGTGCTGGCGGAGATGGCCCAGGCGTCCGAGGTGGAGCTCCACACGCATGGGCTGTTCAGCGCGTCCCAGTCGGATGCGTCGATGGTGGTGCTCGCGCCGGAGGCGGACGGCGGCTACGTGCTGACGGCGGACAAGGTCCGTCAGGCGCGGCTGAGTCATGCGCCGCTGGTGTTGCTCGCCACCTGTGGGGCCGCGAGGACGGCGCCCTTTCCCCACGAATCCTTCAGCCTGCCCATGGCCTTCATCGAGGCGGGCGCGAGCGCGGTGTTGGCGGCGTCCGTGGAGATTCCCGACTCCGCGGGCGCCTTCTTCGAGCGGGTGCGAGAGCGCATCCGCGCGGGCGAGCGGCCCTCGGTGGCGTTGAGGGACTTGCGCGCCTCGTGGTTGCTCGAGCGCCCCGACGACGCCCGCTGGCTGTCGCGCGTGCTGCTGTTCGAGTGA
- a CDS encoding CHAT domain-containing protein — MSPPCHKLYLFLDGELPPVDEENFRHHLARCPMCATGLHEAMQLELLGFQALHEEGLPSDDELIAAPEAVLPAWPTPPWPRPSWRQRLRSLAPAWPRAVKVWAVGGVALAAVLLALVLAVPMSRQTPPEVWGAHVSQRGLEGRVAYARADGYRRYVPMRAGPEAPESTTPLPLSELAELEERGDLHGIAAAYLVRQDWRQASDFLRRTRPSVDRDSDLALIALEQGRREEALELLEAVLRAAPNHPQALWNRALVLRELGLSLQAAEAFDAVVRLGEPGWSEEARLRATALRSETNLRSRDFHDARAAAQNLASLEGSRLPLEEARRFPGVVRLVFYDAVRAAPTREAVLRLLPLARVLDEVQGGSTLADTVNRVSLADFQRRGPLARDYARLLRQEHPTPDAFLETLRRSGEEDLYLGALVTLDAVEGHLDDFERIARASQDPWLVLLAERELSVREEREGQWWKAEQRLRAALASCTGRGLAYRCATLRRRLVDLFVRLHRPADALEDAREGLRLTRELGEWNLEQQFLQEMAQIARYRHSAASARAFLRESLSRIPDDCEQRTYVHRNLATVAWADFRPDEARDELEQATRCGRPLGMPGAWVLSYLARHGAQVRDEDLLRRTLGELRRGSRTPGELALLSFLEGQFMLERERASGRELLLGAIDAAQALPLDVDARKARTFAYGVLVSDAGRAGAQEQVLELMGQALRVPVPERCVLAVAVDHERTVAAVRDSQGALVGTYDDHRTAPLHASADGLVPARLVAALRGCAHVDVLALPPVHGLPGLLPADLAWSYRVGRSGVAPEARGQAGHHLVVTGVEAPRSLALEKLLPLEAPRVPDPLRVELRGAAATPSRVLREMAQAREIELHTHGLFSPELSDASLLILAPEEDGRYALAATQVREQPLHGAPLVLLAACGAARAAPFLHESVSLPVAFIEAGARTVLASTGDIPDTAGRFFESVRERIRAGAPASQALRDERLAWLSREPSATWPALVLLFE, encoded by the coding sequence ATGAGCCCCCCGTGTCACAAGCTGTACCTGTTCCTGGATGGTGAGCTGCCCCCGGTCGACGAAGAGAACTTCCGCCACCACCTGGCGCGCTGTCCCATGTGCGCCACGGGCCTGCACGAGGCGATGCAGCTCGAGCTGCTCGGCTTCCAGGCGCTCCACGAGGAGGGGCTCCCGTCCGATGACGAGCTGATTGCCGCGCCCGAGGCGGTGTTGCCCGCGTGGCCGACGCCGCCCTGGCCCCGGCCGTCGTGGCGACAGCGGCTGCGCTCGCTCGCGCCCGCGTGGCCGCGCGCCGTGAAGGTCTGGGCCGTGGGGGGCGTGGCGCTGGCCGCGGTGCTGCTGGCGCTGGTGCTGGCCGTGCCGATGTCTCGCCAGACGCCGCCCGAGGTATGGGGCGCTCATGTCTCACAGCGAGGGCTGGAGGGGCGCGTGGCATACGCGCGGGCGGATGGGTATCGGCGCTACGTGCCGATGCGCGCCGGGCCCGAGGCGCCGGAGTCGACGACGCCCTTGCCGCTGAGCGAGCTGGCCGAGCTGGAGGAGCGGGGAGACCTGCACGGCATCGCGGCCGCGTACCTGGTGCGTCAGGACTGGCGTCAGGCGTCGGACTTCCTGCGACGCACGCGGCCTTCCGTCGACCGCGACAGCGACCTGGCCCTCATCGCGCTGGAGCAGGGGCGGCGCGAGGAGGCGCTGGAGCTGCTGGAGGCCGTGCTGCGCGCGGCGCCGAACCATCCCCAGGCGCTGTGGAACCGGGCGCTGGTGCTGCGCGAGCTGGGGCTGTCGCTCCAGGCGGCCGAGGCCTTCGACGCGGTGGTGAGGCTGGGGGAGCCGGGCTGGAGCGAGGAGGCGCGTCTTCGCGCCACGGCGCTGCGCAGCGAGACGAACCTGCGCTCGCGCGACTTCCATGACGCCCGCGCGGCGGCGCAGAACCTCGCCTCGCTGGAGGGCTCGCGGCTCCCGCTCGAGGAGGCCCGCCGCTTCCCGGGCGTGGTGCGCCTGGTCTTCTATGACGCGGTGAGGGCCGCGCCCACGCGCGAGGCGGTGCTGCGCCTCTTGCCGCTCGCGCGGGTGCTGGACGAGGTGCAGGGGGGCTCCACGCTGGCCGACACGGTGAACCGCGTCTCGCTCGCGGACTTCCAGCGCCGAGGGCCCCTGGCGCGCGACTACGCCCGGCTGCTTCGCCAGGAGCACCCCACGCCGGACGCGTTCCTGGAGACGCTGCGGCGCTCCGGGGAGGAGGACCTGTACCTGGGCGCGCTCGTCACGCTGGACGCGGTGGAGGGGCACCTGGACGACTTCGAGCGCATCGCGCGGGCCAGCCAGGACCCGTGGCTGGTGCTCTTGGCCGAGCGCGAGCTGTCCGTGCGCGAGGAGCGCGAGGGGCAGTGGTGGAAGGCGGAGCAGCGGCTGCGCGCGGCCCTGGCCTCCTGCACGGGGCGGGGGCTGGCATACCGGTGCGCGACGCTGCGGCGCAGGCTCGTGGACCTCTTCGTGCGCCTGCATCGCCCGGCCGACGCGCTGGAGGATGCCCGCGAGGGTCTTCGCCTGACGCGCGAGCTGGGCGAGTGGAACCTGGAGCAGCAGTTCCTCCAGGAGATGGCGCAGATTGCCCGCTACCGTCACAGCGCGGCCAGCGCGCGCGCGTTCCTGCGCGAGTCGCTGTCGCGCATCCCCGACGACTGCGAGCAGCGCACGTACGTGCACCGCAACCTGGCCACCGTGGCGTGGGCGGACTTCCGTCCGGACGAGGCGCGCGACGAGCTGGAGCAGGCCACGCGCTGCGGACGTCCCCTGGGCATGCCCGGCGCCTGGGTGTTGTCCTATCTGGCCCGCCATGGCGCGCAGGTGCGCGACGAGGACCTGCTGCGGCGCACGCTGGGGGAGCTGCGACGCGGCTCGCGCACGCCCGGTGAGCTGGCGCTGCTGTCCTTCCTGGAGGGCCAGTTCATGCTGGAGCGCGAGCGCGCGTCCGGGCGGGAGCTGCTGCTCGGCGCCATCGACGCGGCCCAGGCGCTCCCGCTCGACGTGGACGCGCGCAAGGCCCGCACCTTCGCCTATGGCGTGCTGGTGAGCGACGCGGGCCGCGCGGGCGCGCAGGAGCAGGTGCTGGAGCTGATGGGCCAGGCCCTGCGCGTGCCCGTGCCGGAGCGCTGCGTGCTCGCCGTGGCGGTCGACCACGAGCGCACGGTGGCCGCCGTGAGGGACTCGCAGGGGGCGCTGGTGGGCACGTACGACGACCACCGCACCGCGCCCCTGCATGCCTCCGCCGACGGGCTCGTCCCGGCGAGGCTGGTGGCGGCCCTGCGCGGCTGCGCGCACGTGGATGTGCTGGCGCTGCCTCCCGTGCACGGCCTGCCGGGCCTGCTGCCGGCGGACCTGGCGTGGAGCTACCGCGTGGGCCGCTCGGGCGTCGCCCCGGAGGCGCGCGGACAGGCGGGCCATCACCTGGTGGTGACGGGCGTGGAGGCGCCCCGCTCGCTGGCGCTCGAGAAGCTCCTGCCCCTGGAGGCGCCGCGCGTCCCGGACCCGCTGCGCGTGGAGCTGCGAGGCGCGGCGGCCACGCCCTCGCGCGTGCTGCGCGAGATGGCCCAGGCGCGGGAGATAGAGCTCCACACGCACGGCCTCTTCAGCCCGGAGCTGTCGGATGCCTCGCTGCTGATACTGGCGCCCGAGGAGGACGGCCGCTACGCGCTCGCGGCGACGCAGGTGCGCGAGCAGCCGCTGCACGGCGCGCCCCTGGTGCTGCTCGCCGCGTGTGGCGCCGCCCGCGCCGCGCCCTTCCTCCACGAGTCGGTGAGCCTGCCGGTGGCCTTCATCGAGGCGGGCGCGCGCACCGTGCTCGCCTCCACCGGTGACATCCCCGACACCGCGGGGCGCTTCTTCGAGTCCGTGCGCGAGCGCATCCGCGCCGGAGCCCCGGCCTCCCAGGCCCTGCGCGACGAGCGCCTGGCGTGGCTGTCCCGCGAGCCGTCCGCGACCTGGCCCGCCCTCGTCCTGCTGTTCGAGTGA
- a CDS encoding RNA polymerase sigma factor: MRDHRIASVKRFAVAYSARVAHEGFEEFAQRVRPMLVALAKRLCGQGGIDPEDLAQEALVRALVHHAALSAQPEPVYRAWLCRALTNHFLDQCRKRRTELLEQERRDIRLVREDVGSPDAVTGEMWERISDADLLKAIARLPNARVREAFELHAKGLRYRAIAQRMGVPEGTVGSWLFQARKELRELLMPLTDGGGDA, encoded by the coding sequence ATGAGGGACCATCGCATTGCCTCGGTGAAGCGATTCGCCGTGGCCTACAGTGCCCGCGTGGCACACGAAGGCTTCGAGGAGTTTGCTCAGCGCGTCAGGCCCATGCTCGTGGCCCTGGCGAAGCGTCTGTGCGGTCAGGGGGGCATCGACCCGGAGGACCTGGCGCAGGAGGCGCTGGTGCGCGCGCTCGTGCACCACGCGGCGTTGTCCGCGCAGCCGGAGCCCGTGTATCGCGCGTGGCTGTGCCGGGCGTTGACCAATCATTTCCTGGACCAGTGCCGCAAGCGCCGCACGGAGCTGCTGGAGCAGGAGCGCCGGGACATCCGGCTGGTGCGCGAGGACGTGGGCTCGCCCGACGCGGTGACGGGGGAGATGTGGGAGCGCATCTCCGACGCGGACCTGCTCAAGGCCATCGCCCGGCTGCCCAACGCCCGCGTGCGTGAGGCCTTCGAGCTGCACGCCAAGGGGCTGCGCTACCGCGCCATCGCCCAGCGCATGGGCGTGCCCGAGGGCACCGTGGGCAGCTGGCTGTTCCAGGCGCGCAAGGAGCTGCGCGAGCTGCTGATGCCGCTGACGGATGGCGGAGGGGACGCATGA